One window of Metopolophium dirhodum isolate CAU chromosome 3, ASM1992520v1, whole genome shotgun sequence genomic DNA carries:
- the LOC132940688 gene encoding uncharacterized protein LOC132940688: protein MKDTNLDITQIITKEKIAQPPWASSYLINTELSCLYKQQTSPHIFKSFFKSIISNYNDSQEVYTDGSKTQEGVGFSIIFPNKIFLHKLPPYCSIFTAEALAILMAIETILQEAHSNFIILSDSLSTIRSLQNPFNPGDIASKILNNLTLASGLGKNIVIMWIPGHSGIIGNEVADEHASTAINNKDTVLINKIDIHRWTNPNINRKEDTVLNRLRSGHTRMTHGFLMAREEAPICQPAEPC from the exons ATGAAAGACACAAACTTAGATATAACGCAAATTATAACCAAAGAAAAAATTGCCCAACCCCCTTGGGCCAGCTCATATCTAATTAATACAGAACTCAGCTGTCTTTACAAACAACAAACCTCTCCTCATATTTTCAAAAGCTTCTTTAAAAGCATAATAAGTAACTACAATGACTCCCAGGAAGTATACACTGACGGATCTAAAACTCAAGAAGGAGTAGGTTTCTCAATAATAttcccaaataaaatatttttacacaaactACCTCCTTATTGCTCCATATTCACAGCTGAAGCTTTAGCCATCCTCATGGCCATTGAGACAATATTACAAGAAGCTCATTCGAATTTCATCATTCTCAGCGATTCATTAAGCACGATAAGAAGCCTGCAGAACCCTTTCAATCCCGGTGATATTGCATCCAAAATTCTGAACAACCTCACCTTAGCGTCCGGTCTAGGTAAAAACATAGTCATCATGTGGATACCTGGTCACTCGGGAATAATAGGTAATGAAGTAGCCGACGAACACGCCTCAACAGCCATCAACAACAAAGATACCgtcttaattaataaaat aGACATACATCGTTGGACAAACCCTAACATCAACCGTAAAGAAGATACGGTTCTCAATAGACTCCGTTCTGGTCACACCAGAATGACTCACGGCTTCCTGATGGCAAGAGAGGAAGCTCCCATATGTCAACCTGCGGAACCTTGTTAA